From the genome of Triticum aestivum cultivar Chinese Spring chromosome 3B, IWGSC CS RefSeq v2.1, whole genome shotgun sequence, one region includes:
- the LOC123066733 gene encoding uncharacterized protein produces the protein MVHPMRMPPPPPDEYDPTRGTIACFTDHGLADDPVSPAALEALRVILVGHYEEAFRRLPVEDMPDGLDLAQLAHRGGFCLGLLDPVTNIVLNTISLLPHGFEFDANPSPAPSAPGLRMPSRRRNSSRDAWHGVACRSSGCLLEFMRAYFGLLSEEQARRYLIWARADIAMAVLLVEHELYDARPAPPDPRSSRTRQSLRLAAMHMQHPSPDSLVSLATAWLPPQKLEILAPILRHDGGRNRLAVQDVKNILHVLRHQDDISAMATLQSPPPLEEGTTSCIYLGDGRIAYTTIVQRAGDHIASLRRPQDTQSTLISYSTAAPSATDTTAEPHDSPCAYVGSLDMDEARQCPYVRSLEMSLLGTIHGFYLKALAMLPSYAARHHVRGILLAGHCYGPMDPVSNIILSTVWYDANFPLPVADRGTQAHDILDTLTMLRVVTSSLHGLVALLHANSGKHLPLHEILKYLCYRKCDLATMLQPYLHRNSPNPFASAAAAARHPQASAWATFLSSLAPTKLDQIRSLMISATANNTALSYESLTEIYNILREETRKAVTLPAPKLCRMAVSILTRKREAYAHQQSFIRGRIEQLLLEYARRHPSETKYDLDFICGVAVTLTGHQDQCYHVNFMAATKSTSKNTLFFAEFWWAYQDQSKPSVCCPLPQPYTMGRCYYGQESARKLAYPDDSIDYFSRDITHGGLDDTEGILNTDFLYFDSERDVELAKVLQRMGKKEEVMQRSSTGRRAEWTAGVPLC, from the exons ATGGTCCATCCGATgcgtatgccgccgccgccgcccgacgagtACGACCCCACGAGGGGCACCATCGCCTGCTTCACGGACCATGGCCTCGCCGACGACCCCGTCTCGCCCGCCGCGCTCGAGGCCCTCCGCGTCATCCTCGTCGGCCACTACGAGGAGGCGTTCCGGCGGCTGCCCGTCGAGGACATGCCGGACGGTCTCGACCTGGCCCAGCTCGCCCACCGCGGCGGCTTCTGCCTCGGCCTCCTCGATCCCGTTACCAACATCGTCCTCAACACAATCTCCCTCCTCCCACACGGATTCGAGTTTGACGCAAACCCTAGCCCGGCGCCGTCCGCTCCAGGACTCAGGATGCCGTCGCGCCGCCGAAACTCGAGCAGGGATGCATGGCACGGCGTCGCGTGCAGGTCCAGCGGGTGCCTCCTCGAGTTCATGCGGGCCTACTTCGGGCTGCTCAGCGAGGAGCAAGCCCGGCGGTACCTCATCTGGGCGCGTGCCGACATCGCCATGGCGGTTCTGCTCGTCGAGCACGAGCTCTACGACGCCCGTCCTGCACCGCCGGACCCTCGCTCCAGCAGGACGCGGCAGTCTCTCAGGCTCGCTGCTATGCACATGCAACACCCTTCGCCGGACAGCCTCGTGTCGCTCGCTACGGCGTGGCTTCCACCGCAGAAGCTCGAGATACTTGCCCCCATCCTACGACACGATGGCGGTCGGAATAGGCTGGCTGTCCAAGACGTAAAGAACATCCTCCACGTGCTGCGCCACCAAGACGACATATCCGCCATGGCTACATTGCAGTCACCGCCGCCGCTTGAAGAAGGCACTACGAGCTGCATCTACCTTGGAGATGGCCGGATCGCGTACACCACCATTGTCCAGCGAGCCGGCGACCACATCGCATCTCTACGGCGTCCTCAAGACACGCAGTCCACGCTAATCTCTTACTCCACCGCAGCACCGTCGGCGACAGACACGACGGCGGAGCCGCACGACTCCCCTTGCGCATACGTGGGGTCTCTCGACATGGACGAGGCCCGACAATGCCCGTACGTACGGTCTCTGGAGATGTCCCTCCTGGGCACCATCCATGGATTCTACCTCAAGGCGCTCGCCATGCTGCCAAGCTACGCCGCGCGCCACCATGTACGCGGCATCCTCCTAGCCGGCCACTGCTACGGCCCAATGGACCCTGTCTCCAACATCATCCTCAGTACCGTCTGGTATGACGCCAACTTCCCGCTCCCCGTGGCTGATCGTGGGACGCAGGCGCACGACATCCTTGACACCCTCACCATGCTCAGGGTGGTCACTAGCTCCCTGCACGGCCTCGTAGCTCTCCTGCACGCCAACTCCGGCAAGCATCTGCCGTTGCACGAGATCTTGAAGTACCTCTGCTACAGGAAGTGCGACTTGGCCACCATGTTACAGCCATATCTACACCGGAACTCTCCCAACCCTTTTGCCagcgccgccgctgctgctcgtCACCCGCAAGCGTCCGCTTGGGCAACATTTCTTTCATCATTGGCGCCGACGAAGCTAGACCAGATACGGTCCTTGATGATTAGTGCCACTGCCAACAACACCGCGCTTTCTTATGAGTCTTTGACCGAGATATACAACATCCTCAGAGAGGAAACCCGGAAGGCGGTGACACTGCCGGCTCCCAAACTCTGTCGGATGGCGGTGAGCATTCTCACAAGAAAGAGGGAGGCCTATGCTCACCAGCAGAGCTTCATTCGCGGTAGGATTGAACAGCTACTGCTGGAATACGCGCGTCGCCATCCTTCAGAAACAAAATATGATTTGGATTTTATATGCGGTGTAGCCGTAACATTAACCGGTCACCAGGATCAATGCTACCACGTCAATTTCATGGCAGCTACCAAATCGACATCCAAGAACACACTTTTCTTTGCCGAGTTTTGGTGGGCATATCAAGATCAGTCAAAGCCTTCCGTATGCTGCCCTCTGCCCCAACCGTATACCATGG GTCGTTGCTACTACGGCCAGGAGTCCGCACGTAAGCTCGCCTATCCGGATGACTCCATCGACTATTTCTCACGCGACATTACTCATGGCGGACTAGATGACACAGAAGGCATACTAAACACGGACTTTTTGTACTTCGACTCCGAGAGGGACGTCGAGCTTGCCAAGGTCTTGCAGAGGATGGGCAAGAAAGAAGAGGTCATGCAAAGGTCCTCTACTGGAAGGCGTGCTGAATGGACCGCCGGTGTTCCTCTGTGCTAG